In one Ralstonia pickettii genomic region, the following are encoded:
- the fliM gene encoding flagellar motor switch protein FliM, producing the protein MLKEEFLSQEEIDALLKGVSDDADDDPVEAADPSGIRSYNLGSQERIVRGRMPTLEIINERFARNWRIGLFNFMRRNAEISVGPVKVQKYSEFIRNLVVPTSLNLVHVKPLRGTALFVFDPNLIFLVVDNLFGGDGRFHMRVEGRDFTDVEQRIIQRMLHLVFEHYAKAWQPVYPIDFEFLRMEMHTEFANVATPNEVVITTSFSIELGSNGGDVHICMPYTMIEPIRDRLTSAIQGEALEVDKRWLRLLSQQVQTAEVELIADLATAKVQVSDILNMKVGDVIPLELDDCVTAKVDGVPVMECNYGTFNGQYALRVNRMLNMSGSESATESDDDN; encoded by the coding sequence ATGCTCAAGGAAGAGTTTCTTTCCCAGGAGGAAATCGACGCGCTCCTGAAGGGCGTGTCCGATGACGCGGACGACGACCCCGTCGAAGCCGCCGACCCCTCGGGCATACGCTCGTACAACCTGGGCTCGCAGGAGCGCATCGTCCGCGGGCGCATGCCCACGCTCGAAATCATCAACGAGCGGTTCGCGCGCAACTGGCGCATCGGGCTGTTCAACTTCATGCGGCGCAACGCGGAGATCTCCGTCGGGCCGGTGAAGGTGCAGAAGTACAGCGAGTTCATCCGCAACCTGGTGGTGCCGACTTCGCTCAACCTCGTGCACGTCAAGCCGCTGCGCGGCACGGCGCTGTTCGTGTTCGACCCCAACCTCATCTTCCTGGTGGTCGACAACCTGTTCGGTGGCGATGGCCGCTTCCACATGCGCGTGGAAGGCCGCGACTTTACCGACGTCGAGCAGCGCATCATCCAGCGCATGCTGCATCTCGTGTTCGAGCATTACGCCAAGGCGTGGCAGCCGGTCTACCCGATCGATTTTGAATTCCTGCGCATGGAAATGCACACCGAGTTCGCCAACGTGGCTACGCCCAATGAAGTGGTGATCACCACCAGCTTCAGCATCGAACTGGGCAGCAACGGCGGCGACGTGCACATCTGCATGCCCTACACCATGATCGAGCCGATCCGCGACCGGCTCACTTCCGCCATCCAGGGCGAAGCGCTGGAAGTGGACAAACGCTGGCTGCGGCTGCTGTCGCAACAGGTGCAGACCGCCGAGGTCGAACTGATTGCCGACCTCGCCACGGCCAAGGTGCAGGTGTCCGACATCCTGAACATGAAGGTGGGCGACGTCATTCCGCTGGAGCTGGATGACTGCGTGACCGCCAAGGTAGACGGCGTGCCCGTCATGGAATGCAACTACGGCACGTTCAACGGCCAATACGCGCTGCGGGTCAACCGCATGCTGAATATGAGCGGCAGCGAGTCTGCCACGGAGTCTGACGATGACAACTGA
- the fliN gene encoding flagellar motor switch protein FliN, whose amino-acid sequence MTTEPTMNPEANADDIDVEMTMEEAMALEAAQRAAANPPAAAPAAAESSPVFKPLTADGLGGAQRNDIDMILDIPVQLTVELGRTKVPIKNLLQLAQGSVVELDALAGEPMDVLVNGYLIAQGEVVVVNEKFGIRLTDIITPSERIRKLNR is encoded by the coding sequence ATGACAACTGAACCGACCATGAACCCCGAAGCCAACGCCGACGACATCGATGTCGAGATGACGATGGAAGAGGCCATGGCCTTGGAAGCCGCGCAGCGTGCCGCGGCCAACCCGCCGGCTGCCGCGCCCGCTGCCGCCGAATCCAGCCCGGTGTTCAAGCCCCTGACGGCCGACGGCCTGGGCGGCGCCCAGCGCAACGACATCGACATGATCCTGGACATCCCCGTGCAGTTGACGGTGGAGCTGGGCCGCACCAAGGTGCCCATCAAGAACCTGCTCCAGCTTGCACAAGGTTCGGTGGTGGAACTCGACGCACTGGCCGGTGAGCCGATGGATGTCCTTGTCAACGGCTACCTGATCGCCCAAGGTGAAGTGGTGGTGGTCAACGAAAAATTCGGCATCCGCCTGACCGACATCATCACGCCGTCGGAACGCATCCGTAAATTGAACCGTTAA
- the fliO gene encoding flagellar biosynthetic protein FliO — translation MNHAVDWARTLGGLFVVLAMIVAAGWLLRRLQQRAGMGPAGLGRRRSQVITVVAQQMLGAREKVVVVDVEGTWLVLGVTQQHVQTLHTLPRPAEAASTPDDPSGDGTSGSGKPPRFADALSIQLKRHLTGKSE, via the coding sequence ATGAACCATGCAGTGGATTGGGCCCGCACCCTAGGCGGGCTGTTTGTAGTATTGGCGATGATCGTGGCGGCCGGCTGGCTGCTGCGCCGCCTGCAGCAGCGCGCGGGCATGGGCCCCGCGGGTTTGGGCCGGCGCCGCAGCCAGGTGATCACCGTGGTCGCCCAGCAGATGCTGGGCGCGCGCGAGAAGGTCGTCGTCGTTGATGTGGAAGGCACATGGCTCGTGCTGGGCGTCACGCAGCAGCACGTGCAAACGCTCCACACGCTGCCGCGCCCCGCAGAAGCCGCTTCCACGCCGGACGACCCATCCGGCGACGGCACGTCAGGCTCCGGCAAGCCACCCCGCTTTGCCGATGCACTGTCCATCCAGCTCAAGCGTCACCTGACGGGAAAGTCGGAATGA
- the fliP gene encoding flagellar type III secretion system pore protein FliP (The bacterial flagellar biogenesis protein FliP forms a type III secretion system (T3SS)-type pore required for flagellar assembly.), translating into MNVRTFLRCLIALALLGAAPAVFAQAQPGLPLLTGTAGGQSYSLPVQTLVFLTSLGFLPAIILMMSSFTRIIIVLSLLRHALGTQTSPPNQVLIGLALFLTFFVMSPVLDKVYTDAYVPLRDSKITVEQAMDTAATPLRQFMLKQTREPDLALFVKMGNMPAIASPEQTPMRALIPAFVTSELKSAFQIGFAIFIPFLVIDIVVAAVLMSMGMMMVTPSIFSLPFKIMLFVLVDGWHLLLGSLAQSFVQ; encoded by the coding sequence ATGAACGTGCGTACCTTCCTCCGTTGCCTGATTGCGTTGGCGCTGCTGGGCGCTGCGCCCGCCGTGTTCGCACAAGCGCAACCCGGTCTGCCGCTGCTCACAGGCACCGCCGGCGGCCAGAGCTATTCGCTGCCCGTGCAGACGCTGGTCTTCCTGACGTCGCTCGGGTTTCTGCCGGCCATCATCCTGATGATGAGCAGCTTCACGCGCATCATCATCGTGCTGTCGCTGCTGCGCCATGCGCTCGGCACGCAAACCTCGCCGCCCAACCAGGTGCTGATCGGGCTGGCGCTGTTCCTCACGTTTTTCGTCATGTCGCCGGTGCTCGACAAGGTGTACACCGACGCCTATGTGCCGTTGCGTGACAGCAAGATCACCGTCGAGCAGGCCATGGACACGGCCGCCACGCCGCTGCGCCAGTTCATGCTCAAGCAGACGCGCGAGCCCGACCTCGCCCTGTTCGTCAAGATGGGCAACATGCCGGCCATCGCCTCGCCCGAGCAAACGCCCATGCGTGCGCTCATCCCGGCCTTTGTCACGAGCGAGCTGAAAAGCGCGTTCCAGATCGGGTTTGCCATCTTCATCCCGTTCCTGGTGATCGACATCGTGGTGGCGGCCGTGCTGATGTCGATGGGGATGATGATGGTCACGCCGTCGATCTTCTCGCTGCCATTCAAGATCATGCTGTTCGTGCTGGTGGATGGCTGGCACCTGCTGCTGGGCTCGCTGGCCCAGAGCTTTGTGCAATGA
- the fliQ gene encoding flagellar biosynthesis protein FliQ: MTPEYVLDMARQAMQVAMMVGAPMLLVSLVVGLLVAVFQAATQLNEQTLSFIPKLLAVAATMVLAGPWIVAVIVDYTRGVLTNIPNYVN, translated from the coding sequence ATGACCCCCGAGTACGTTCTCGATATGGCCCGTCAGGCCATGCAGGTCGCCATGATGGTCGGCGCGCCGATGTTGCTGGTGTCGCTCGTGGTCGGGCTGCTCGTGGCGGTGTTCCAGGCGGCCACGCAGCTCAACGAGCAGACGCTGTCGTTCATCCCCAAGCTGCTGGCCGTGGCTGCCACGATGGTGCTGGCCGGCCCGTGGATCGTCGCGGTCATCGTCGACTACACGCGCGGGGTGCTGACCAACATTCCCAACTACGTGAATTGA
- the fliR gene encoding flagellar biosynthetic protein FliR has product MIQFTATQLNGWIAMYWWPLVRVLAFIAIAPPFANTEIPTSIKVAFGVVITVALAPMLPVPAGVSVGSYEGLWITLVQVLIGLVLGFCVQLVFSAISGAGEVMSVQMGLGFASLLDPTQTESSMLLGRFLSLTAVTAFIAGDGHLVLLHALFDSFTALPVSAAPLGNPGWQTLAGGGTIVFALALRIALPIIAIMMIVNLGFAVLSRTAQALNPFAVGIAATLVVGLMLVMVMMTSLAPVVERSVMDALDLGGRAFSQFSTLPR; this is encoded by the coding sequence ATGATCCAATTCACCGCCACGCAGCTCAACGGCTGGATCGCCATGTACTGGTGGCCGCTGGTGCGCGTGCTGGCATTCATCGCCATTGCACCGCCGTTTGCCAATACCGAGATCCCGACGTCCATCAAGGTGGCGTTCGGCGTGGTCATCACGGTGGCGCTGGCGCCCATGCTGCCGGTGCCCGCAGGCGTGTCGGTGGGCTCCTATGAGGGGCTGTGGATCACGCTGGTTCAGGTGTTGATCGGGCTGGTGCTTGGCTTTTGTGTGCAACTCGTGTTTTCCGCCATCAGCGGTGCTGGCGAGGTGATGTCGGTGCAGATGGGTCTGGGTTTCGCCTCGCTGCTCGACCCGACGCAGACCGAGAGCAGCATGCTGCTTGGCCGCTTCCTCAGCCTCACGGCCGTCACCGCGTTCATTGCCGGCGACGGCCATCTCGTGCTCCTGCACGCCCTGTTCGACAGTTTCACCGCCCTGCCCGTCTCGGCGGCGCCGCTGGGCAACCCGGGCTGGCAGACGCTGGCCGGCGGCGGCACGATCGTCTTTGCGCTCGCCCTGCGCATCGCCCTGCCCATCATCGCGATCATGATGATCGTCAACCTCGGCTTTGCCGTGCTCTCGCGCACGGCGCAGGCGCTCAACCCGTTTGCCGTGGGCATCGCCGCCACGCTGGTGGTGGGGCTGATGCTCGTCATGGTGATGATGACGTCGCTTGCGCCGGTGGTGGAACGGTCGGTGATGGATGCGCTGGACCTCGGTGGGCGGGCGTTCAGCCAGTTCAGCACCCTGCCTCGATAG
- a CDS encoding 3-ketoacyl-ACP reductase FabG2, with translation MSRRVLVTGASRGIGRAIAYQLASDGFDVSVHCRSGRAEADAIVADIQANKGSARVLQFDVRDRAACRTQLDADVEAHGAYYGIVLCAGVTRDAAFPALTDEDWDIVLETGLDGFYNVVHPLTMPMVRARKGGRIVTIASVSGVMGNRGQVNYSAAKAGLIGATKALAVELASRKITVNCVAPGLIETDMLAHMEHVDQALQAVPMQRVGQPAEVAAVVGFLMSDAASYVTRQVIGVNGGMV, from the coding sequence ATGAGCCGCCGCGTTCTTGTGACGGGTGCCAGCCGCGGCATTGGCCGCGCCATCGCCTACCAACTCGCCTCCGACGGGTTTGACGTATCCGTGCATTGCCGCAGCGGCCGTGCCGAGGCCGACGCCATCGTCGCAGATATCCAAGCAAACAAGGGCAGCGCCCGCGTGCTGCAGTTCGACGTGCGCGACCGCGCCGCCTGCCGCACCCAGCTCGACGCCGACGTTGAGGCCCACGGCGCCTACTACGGCATCGTCCTGTGTGCAGGCGTCACGCGCGACGCCGCCTTCCCTGCCCTGACCGACGAAGACTGGGACATCGTCCTCGAGACCGGCCTGGATGGGTTCTACAACGTCGTCCACCCGCTCACCATGCCGATGGTGCGTGCGCGCAAGGGCGGGCGCATCGTCACCATCGCGTCCGTCTCCGGGGTGATGGGCAATCGCGGGCAGGTCAACTACAGCGCCGCCAAGGCCGGGCTGATCGGTGCCACCAAGGCGCTGGCCGTCGAGCTTGCGTCACGCAAGATCACCGTCAACTGTGTGGCGCCCGGGCTGATCGAAACGGACATGCTCGCCCACATGGAACACGTGGACCAAGCCCTGCAGGCCGTCCCGATGCAGCGGGTCGGACAGCCTGCGGAAGTGGCTGCAGTGGTCGGTTTCCTGATGTCGGATGCGGCGTCGTACGTCACGCGGCAAGTGATCGGCGTGAATGGCGGGATGGTGTGA
- a CDS encoding YoaK family protein, protein MPIQYLRRLTSPERSEDANRRLGQSLAFVAGAANAGGFLAVKQYTSHMSGIVSAIADDLVLGDVVLVFAGLASLLAFLCGAACTAVLVNWGRRRSTQSEFALPLMLEAALLLLFGLMGTTLGQYRVVFVPATVALLCFLMGLQNAIITKISKAEIRTTHVTGLATDIGIEIGKALYWNHGHHNLPAVVANQPKLRLLASLLGMFFVGGVVGALGFKHLGYAATIPLASILMLLAVVPVVDDLLARRR, encoded by the coding sequence ATGCCCATCCAGTATCTTCGCCGCCTGACCAGCCCGGAACGCTCAGAAGACGCCAACCGGCGCCTCGGTCAGTCACTGGCCTTCGTGGCGGGCGCCGCCAACGCAGGCGGATTCCTCGCCGTCAAGCAATACACCTCGCACATGTCCGGCATCGTCTCGGCGATCGCCGACGACCTCGTGCTGGGCGACGTTGTCCTTGTGTTTGCAGGCCTTGCTTCGCTGCTGGCGTTTCTGTGCGGCGCGGCGTGTACGGCGGTGCTCGTCAACTGGGGGCGCCGCCGCAGCACGCAGAGTGAATTCGCGCTGCCGCTCATGCTGGAGGCCGCGCTGCTGCTGCTCTTCGGCCTGATGGGCACAACGCTCGGGCAATACCGGGTCGTGTTCGTGCCGGCTACCGTGGCATTGCTGTGCTTCCTGATGGGGCTGCAGAACGCCATCATCACCAAGATTTCGAAGGCGGAGATCCGCACCACGCACGTGACCGGTCTGGCCACCGACATCGGCATCGAAATCGGCAAGGCGCTGTATTGGAACCATGGGCACCACAATCTGCCCGCTGTGGTGGCCAACCAGCCCAAGCTGCGGCTGCTGGCGTCCCTGCTCGGGATGTTCTTTGTGGGCGGCGTGGTGGGCGCGTTGGGCTTCAAGCATCTGGGCTATGCCGCCACGATTCCGCTGGCGTCGATTCTGATGCTGCTGGCGGTGGTGCCGGTGGTGGACGATCTGCTGGCGCGCCGCCGGTAG
- the flgL gene encoding flagellar hook-associated protein FlgL: MRVSSAQFFAASSASMQNTQSNLLTLQQQIASGIALTSAGDNPSAFGQMAQLQQTQDANDQYQSNRDTTDARLTSVSSALTNLVTTLQQGKQTLVGANTSLMTESQRVGVLAQVKQQYQQLLSTANQRDAAGVALFGGANGTTDPFTNTGGSVQYVGSGQPPVVQVSQNISMPNSVSGDSVFVRIPNSDASNPNANQSVFKTYEKLITALSTPINAATQATDVANLQKAVQTAQGNLDNAYQVALQAQVTVGTQQAQLTTLNSSGSNYGEQLKEQISKLQSVDYTSAISQFSQQQVSLQAAQKTFTAMQGMSLFQYINP; this comes from the coding sequence ATGCGAGTCAGTAGCGCCCAATTCTTTGCCGCGTCTTCCGCTTCGATGCAGAACACGCAATCGAACCTGCTTACGCTGCAGCAGCAGATTGCGAGCGGTATCGCGCTCACCAGTGCGGGCGACAACCCCAGCGCGTTCGGTCAGATGGCGCAACTGCAGCAAACGCAGGACGCCAACGACCAATACCAGTCCAACCGCGACACCACCGACGCGCGCCTGACCAGCGTGTCTTCGGCGCTGACCAACCTGGTGACCACGCTGCAGCAGGGCAAGCAGACATTGGTGGGCGCCAACACCTCGCTGATGACGGAGTCACAGCGCGTTGGTGTGCTGGCGCAGGTCAAGCAGCAGTACCAGCAACTGCTGTCGACGGCCAATCAGCGCGATGCCGCGGGCGTAGCCCTGTTTGGCGGCGCCAACGGCACGACCGATCCGTTCACCAACACCGGCGGTTCCGTGCAATACGTCGGCAGCGGCCAGCCACCCGTGGTGCAGGTTTCGCAGAACATCTCGATGCCGAATTCGGTGTCGGGCGATTCGGTGTTCGTGCGCATCCCCAACTCGGATGCGTCCAACCCGAACGCCAATCAGAGCGTCTTCAAGACGTACGAGAAGCTGATCACGGCGCTGTCGACCCCGATCAACGCTGCCACGCAGGCCACCGACGTCGCCAACCTGCAAAAGGCCGTGCAGACGGCGCAGGGCAATCTCGACAATGCCTATCAGGTCGCCCTGCAAGCGCAGGTGACGGTGGGCACGCAGCAGGCGCAGCTCACCACGCTCAACAGCAGCGGCTCGAACTACGGCGAGCAGTTGAAGGAGCAGATCTCGAAGCTGCAATCGGTGGATTACACCTCCGCCATCTCGCAGTTCTCGCAGCAGCAGGTATCGCTGCAGGCCGCGCAGAAGACCTTCACGGCCATGCAGGGCATGTCGCTGTTCCAGTACATCAATCCTTGA
- the flgK gene encoding flagellar hook-associated protein FlgK, whose amino-acid sequence MSSSLLNIGASGLRVADINLQVTGNNIANASTPGYSRQEAVQTENIPLYAGVGYLGQGANVTTVKRIYDQFLTAQVQSGQASTSAADQLNSLVSGLSKYMSDSNSGLTSSLTSFFNAADGLASKPSDTTARQVFLNAAAGLQSRFNSIAGQLSSLNSQVNTQVQTQISAVNGTAQQIAALNDQISKAEASTGQPANDLRDQRDQLVQTLNQSIKASVVQTGDGQFNIYVGNGQALVQGNQSYQLTAVPSQYDPTQLSVGYKSPGGTVNIDDSQLGGGALGGLMDFRNNTLIPAQNSLGRLATAVSADVNAQNKLGMDANGKMGTDLFSVANPSVAPSTNNTGSGSLTASITNANAGQGYDYQVKYQGGAYTVSHYPDGSASVTVSSWPTTIDGVTLNLSGTMNSGDSFLVRPTANAAATMQTLTTDYHNVAAASPVVLNQGSNNTGSATVSSLGVDSTYAGSPLTSPINLTYSSAVGGSLSGFPGSVTVTVGGTSTTYAGGTAPYTQGATYAFNGVQMTLSGSPGNGDTFAISANTANSTDNRNASALAKLRNSNLLDGGTTSIGSAWNNLVTQVGVQANRASTNLTSQKALLASSTQQQQSVSGVSLDEEAMNLMKYQQAYQASAKVMQTANSLFGSLLSIAGG is encoded by the coding sequence ATGAGCAGCTCCCTTCTGAATATTGGCGCGTCCGGCCTGCGGGTGGCCGATATCAACCTGCAGGTGACCGGCAACAACATTGCCAACGCCAGCACGCCCGGCTATTCGCGCCAGGAAGCCGTGCAGACGGAAAACATTCCGCTCTACGCGGGCGTGGGCTATCTCGGCCAGGGCGCCAACGTCACGACCGTCAAGCGCATCTACGACCAGTTCCTGACGGCACAGGTGCAAAGCGGTCAGGCCTCGACCAGCGCAGCCGATCAGCTCAACAGCCTGGTGTCGGGCCTGAGCAAGTACATGTCGGACAGCAACAGCGGCCTGACTTCGTCGCTCACCAGCTTCTTCAACGCTGCCGATGGCCTGGCCTCCAAGCCTTCGGACACCACCGCGCGCCAGGTTTTCCTGAACGCTGCAGCCGGCCTGCAAAGCCGCTTCAATTCGATTGCCGGCCAGTTGAGTTCGCTCAACAGCCAGGTCAACACGCAGGTGCAGACGCAGATCAGCGCGGTCAATGGCACCGCGCAGCAGATCGCCGCGTTGAACGACCAGATTTCCAAGGCGGAAGCGTCGACCGGTCAGCCGGCAAACGATCTGCGCGACCAGCGCGACCAGCTTGTCCAGACGCTCAATCAGTCGATCAAGGCCAGCGTGGTACAGACCGGCGACGGCCAGTTCAACATCTACGTGGGCAACGGCCAGGCGCTCGTGCAGGGCAACCAGAGCTACCAGCTGACGGCGGTGCCGTCGCAGTACGACCCGACGCAATTGTCGGTGGGCTACAAGAGCCCGGGCGGCACGGTCAACATCGACGACAGCCAGCTCGGCGGCGGGGCGCTGGGCGGCCTGATGGATTTCCGCAACAACACGCTCATTCCGGCGCAGAACAGCCTTGGCCGCCTGGCCACGGCCGTGTCGGCCGACGTGAACGCGCAGAACAAACTCGGCATGGACGCCAACGGCAAGATGGGCACGGACCTCTTCTCCGTGGCCAACCCGAGCGTCGCGCCCAGCACCAACAACACCGGCAGCGGCTCGCTCACCGCCAGCATCACCAACGCCAATGCGGGGCAGGGCTACGACTACCAGGTCAAGTACCAGGGCGGCGCCTACACCGTTTCGCACTATCCGGACGGCTCCGCCTCCGTAACGGTGTCGAGCTGGCCGACCACGATCGACGGTGTCACGCTCAACCTGTCGGGCACGATGAACAGCGGTGACTCTTTCCTGGTGCGCCCGACCGCCAACGCGGCCGCCACCATGCAGACGCTCACCACCGACTACCACAACGTGGCCGCAGCCTCGCCCGTGGTGCTCAACCAGGGCAGCAACAACACGGGCAGCGCCACGGTGTCTTCACTGGGCGTGGACAGCACGTATGCCGGCTCGCCGCTCACCTCGCCCATCAACCTGACTTACAGCTCGGCCGTTGGCGGCTCGCTGTCGGGATTCCCGGGCAGCGTCACCGTCACGGTGGGTGGCACGTCGACCACGTACGCGGGCGGCACTGCACCGTACACCCAGGGCGCGACGTACGCGTTCAACGGCGTACAGATGACGCTGTCGGGTTCGCCCGGCAACGGTGACACATTCGCCATTTCGGCCAATACCGCCAACAGCACCGACAACCGCAACGCCAGCGCGCTGGCCAAGCTGCGCAACAGCAACCTGCTGGACGGCGGCACGACTTCGATCGGCTCGGCCTGGAACAACCTCGTCACCCAGGTCGGTGTGCAGGCTAACCGCGCCAGCACCAACCTGACCTCGCAGAAGGCGCTGCTGGCCAGTTCCACGCAACAGCAGCAGTCGGTGTCGGGCGTAAGCCTTGATGAAGAGGCGATGAACCTGATGAAGTATCAGCAGGCCTACCAAGCTTCGGCCAAGGTGATGCAGACGGCCAATTCGCTGTTTGGCAGCCTGCTGTCGATTGCCGGCGGCTGA
- the flgJ gene encoding flagellar assembly peptidoglycan hydrolase FlgJ: MNQTDLTSRLALDSRGFESLKQTARTDPTGAAKTVAKQFDAIFVNMMLKQMRDASPQNGPLDSSSSKMYTSMLDQQLSQTMASRGVGVADQLLKQMLRQANHVNPDAGGKVNTALSNTTATNTALPGAAGATSDAAKAIARSSLNSMAAAVAPGTEDDGSGISTVPRPGLEERVQRALAALRKQADAQAQSPSAPPEVDLSTVASEPRGERMSSFYNKLIDHASQAAQETGIPANFMIGHAALESGWGRREIKAKDGTNTHNLFGIKAGGSWAGKTATVTTTEYIGGVAHKVQEKFRAYSSYAEAFKDYANLLANNPRYSNVVAAGNGNDAASFAKGLQRAGYATDPNYAHKIMAVLKQIA; this comes from the coding sequence ATGAACCAAACCGACCTCACCAGCCGCCTGGCGCTCGATTCCCGCGGGTTCGAGTCGCTCAAGCAAACGGCGCGTACCGATCCGACTGGCGCGGCCAAGACCGTCGCCAAGCAGTTCGACGCGATCTTCGTGAACATGATGCTCAAGCAGATGCGCGATGCATCGCCGCAAAACGGGCCGCTCGATTCGTCTTCGAGCAAGATGTACACGTCGATGCTCGATCAGCAGCTGTCGCAGACCATGGCGTCGCGCGGCGTGGGCGTGGCAGACCAGCTTCTGAAGCAGATGCTGCGTCAGGCCAACCATGTGAACCCGGATGCGGGTGGCAAGGTGAATACGGCGCTGTCCAATACGACGGCGACCAATACCGCGCTGCCGGGGGCCGCCGGTGCCACTAGCGATGCCGCCAAGGCGATCGCCCGTTCGTCGCTCAACAGCATGGCCGCAGCCGTCGCGCCCGGCACGGAAGACGACGGCTCGGGCATCAGCACCGTGCCCCGCCCGGGCCTGGAAGAACGCGTGCAGCGTGCGCTGGCCGCCTTGCGCAAGCAGGCGGACGCGCAGGCGCAGAGCCCAAGCGCGCCGCCCGAGGTCGATCTGTCGACGGTGGCGTCGGAGCCGCGGGGCGAGCGCATGAGCAGCTTCTACAACAAGCTGATCGACCACGCATCGCAGGCCGCGCAGGAAACCGGCATTCCGGCCAACTTCATGATCGGCCATGCCGCGCTGGAGTCGGGCTGGGGCCGCCGCGAGATCAAGGCAAAGGACGGCACGAACACGCACAACCTGTTCGGCATCAAGGCCGGTGGCTCGTGGGCTGGCAAGACCGCCACGGTGACCACCACCGAATACATTGGCGGCGTCGCCCACAAGGTTCAGGAGAAGTTCCGCGCCTACAGCTCGTACGCCGAGGCGTTCAAGGACTACGCCAATCTGTTGGCCAACAACCCCCGCTACAGCAACGTCGTGGCAGCCGGCAACGGCAACGATGCGGCGTCGTTCGCCAAGGGCTTGCAGCGCGCAGGCTACGCCACCGATCCGAACTACGCCCACAAGATCATGGCGGTGCTCAAGCAGATCGCCTAA
- a CDS encoding flagellar basal body P-ring protein FlgI, translated as MTLHRIIGAALVALSAISAVVPSTAHADRIKDLTTVAGVRDNALIGYGLVVGLDGSGDQTTQTPFTVQSFNNMLTQFGINVPAGASIQLKNTAAVVVTATLPAFVRPGQTIDVTVSSIGNAKSLRGGTLLLTPLKGVDGQLYALAQGNVVIGGAGASANGSKVQINQLGAGRIANGATVERAVQATVGEAGSIQLDTGTTDFGTVQNIVTAINKQFGTDTAQAADGRTINVRAPALASDRVGFVAKLQNIDVTPALAAARVVVNARTGSVVMNQLVKLEPCAVAHGSLSVTISTDPVVSQPAPFSQGQTVAGARSNIEVKQQGGSLINVKGGTNLADVVKAINAIGANPQDLISILQAMKAANALRADLEII; from the coding sequence ATGACTTTGCATCGCATCATCGGCGCAGCCCTGGTGGCACTGAGCGCAATTTCGGCGGTGGTTCCGAGCACGGCACACGCCGACCGCATCAAGGATCTGACCACCGTTGCCGGCGTTCGCGACAACGCGCTGATCGGCTACGGCCTTGTCGTCGGCCTGGACGGCAGCGGTGACCAGACCACGCAGACGCCGTTCACGGTCCAGAGCTTCAACAACATGCTCACGCAATTCGGCATCAACGTGCCGGCCGGCGCGAGCATCCAGCTCAAAAACACCGCCGCCGTGGTGGTGACGGCCACGCTGCCCGCCTTCGTGCGGCCGGGCCAGACGATCGACGTGACGGTGTCGTCCATCGGTAACGCCAAGAGCCTGCGCGGCGGCACGCTGCTGCTCACGCCGCTCAAGGGCGTGGACGGCCAGCTCTACGCATTGGCACAGGGCAACGTGGTGATTGGCGGTGCGGGCGCATCGGCCAATGGCAGCAAGGTGCAGATCAACCAGCTCGGCGCGGGCCGTATCGCCAACGGCGCCACGGTGGAGCGTGCCGTGCAGGCCACGGTGGGCGAGGCCGGCAGCATCCAGCTCGATACCGGCACGACGGATTTCGGCACCGTGCAGAACATCGTCACCGCCATCAACAAGCAATTCGGCACCGATACGGCGCAAGCCGCGGACGGCCGCACGATCAACGTGCGCGCACCGGCCCTGGCGTCGGACCGCGTCGGCTTCGTGGCCAAGCTGCAGAACATTGACGTAACGCCGGCACTGGCCGCGGCACGCGTGGTGGTCAACGCCCGCACGGGCTCAGTGGTGATGAACCAGCTCGTCAAGCTCGAGCCCTGCGCGGTGGCGCACGGCAGCCTGTCGGTCACCATCAGCACGGACCCGGTGGTGAGCCAGCCCGCGCCCTTCTCGCAAGGGCAGACGGTGGCGGGCGCGCGCTCGAACATCGAGGTCAAGCAGCAAGGCGGCAGCCTCATCAACGTCAAGGGCGGCACCAACCTGGCGGATGTGGTCAAGGCCATCAACGCGATTGGCGCCAACCCGCAAGACCTGATCTCGATCCTGCAGGCGATGAAGGCGGCCAACGCGCTGCGCGCCGACCTGGAAATCATCTGA